A region of the Saccharomyces cerevisiae S288C chromosome II, complete sequence genome:
GCTATTTACAGATGTTCCAAAACTTTTCGcatttatatacatattGCCTTAGCTTGGAGGTAAACGATATATATCACCGTTAACTTTCATTCTGTGTATGGCAACTTTAGCATCGTCCTCGTAGCTTTTCGGTAATTTATCATTTGGTTTACTTTCAAACAAAGATCCCATTAAAATCATATCATTAGTTGTAGCATCACACAAAAAGGCAATATAGTCTACAACGTCACGGTCTAACGTCTCAGTCTTCTTAGTTTGCTGATTGACTTTAATTAGTCTTTGCTTCGTATCAAATTTGTAAACCAACTGTAAATGCTCTAACGGCATTCCGGGAATCATGATTGGTTGCACTGAGACTAGTTTAGGAACTGCATTAAACTTTATCAACTGCCAGTCCAGTGTTGCATTACCTGGAAGTTGACGGGACCTAGCCTCGAGAGCTTCCTGAACCCATAATGAAACTAACCCTTTGATGTCCGACAAATTTTTATGAGCAAATGACGTGTTTACATTGATATACGTCTCTATGGCTTTGTTTTTCCAGagtaaaaaagaaggtttAATGCCTGATTGAAAACGAAACAATGCGACTTGAACAGAGTTCAAACCAAACGTGTAAAGTCTTCTGATCAATGCATTTGCAACAATGAGAGGATGAGCAAATACATTTGGAAGGTTCTTGTAAGCCGAGGGGATAAATATTTCGGCAGCAACACCCAGGTGCCGAGGATTAAAATCTTGCTGCTTACTTttatctttcttctttgtagtttcactttctttattcaaaattaacCTCGAAGTTGAAAATAATCGCCGCTTGTTAAATGATATCAACAAGGATCTTGGAGGGAAGAAAAGGCATGTAGATCTTAATACACTCATCTCATAAGCTTAGCTGAATGGATAGGCTTGCTTTCTGATGGAAATTTGCCTTGCTTTTCCAACTATTCCATTACTCaggttttatttttttattttgtaatatGGGGAGAAGGCCGGCAGAATATTTACGGACAA
Encoded here:
- the MBA1 gene encoding Mba1p (Membrane-associated mitoribosome receptor; involved along with Dpi29p in the cotranslational insertion of nascent polypeptide chains into the inner mitochondrial membrane; associates with nascent polypeptide chains; interacts with Mdm38p and may recruit mRNA-specific translational activators to the mitoribosome; null mutant displays decreased tolerance to mistranslation-induced proteotoxic stress; localizes to the inner mitochondrial membrane), with the translated sequence MSVLRSTCLFFPPRSLLISFNKRRLFSTSRLILNKESETTKKKDKSKQQDFNPRHLGVAAEIFIPSAYKNLPNVFAHPLIVANALIRRLYTFGLNSVQVALFRFQSGIKPSFLLWKNKAIETYINVNTSFAHKNLSDIKGLVSLWVQEALEARSRQLPGNATLDWQLIKFNAVPKLVSVQPIMIPGMPLEHLQLVYKFDTKQRLIKVNQQTKKTETLDRDVVDYIAFLCDATTNDMILMGSLFESKPNDKLPKSYEDDAKVAIHRMKVNGDIYRLPPS